One Thermoanaerobacter pseudethanolicus ATCC 33223 genomic window, TCTTTCTACTAATAGGTCTATCTGCTTTTTAACATCTGTTGTTTCTTTTACTTCTGTTTTTTCTTTTGTTTCCTTTTTTTCTTGTAATAAGGTAGGCATAAGAACACCTCCATGTGTTAATAATTTAACAAAATATTTTATTTAAATAAAGAGATTGTCAGATGATTCTAAAAAATTTCAGGGTATATTACACAAATTTTAGGCATCAACGATATTTTGTGCAATATTTCAATTGTTATTCATTTAACAATCTCTTTACACTTTGATAGTACAACAACGATTGAATCTTGTCAATAGAGTTAAAATAGCCTGAAACGATTACTCAAAAAATTTTACAATATTTTTTCTTTTCATATTGTGTTATAATTAATTTACCAGTTTTTATAGATTCAAGGAGATGAGACTGTGCTATATAAAAAATTTATCTCTCCTGTTGGTGTTCTCACTATTTTTTCATCAGGAAAAGGTATATGCCGCATTGACTTTGAAAATGAGAAATCTTCATTAGAAGGTTTTAAAGAAGGCAGCGATTTTTATATTGAAGAGTGTATTAGGCAGCTTGACCTATATTTTCAAAAGAAATTAAAAAATTTTGACGTGCGGTTGGATTTGCAAGGTACAGAGTTTCAGAAGGCCGTGTGGAAGGAGATTTTAAAAATTCCTTATGGTGAAGTTAAGACATATGGAGAGATTGCGAGATTAATTGGAAAGCCAAAGGCGGCAAGAGCAGTAGGGCAGGCTCTTAATAAGAATCCTATTCCCATTATTATCCCTTGCCACAGAGTCATTGGAAGCAGTGAAGATTTGACAGGCTTTGGCGGGGGAATTGAAATAAAAAAATTTTTATTAAGACATGAAGGAGTAGAGGTTCATTAAAAATTTATGTTTCATGGAAAGTAAGGTGATGAGGATGGATTATTTAAAAATTTTAAAGGAGTTTTTTAAAAATAAGGACAATATAGTTATGGCTTTTTTATTTGGTTCTGTTGCTGTATTTAATATATATAGACTTAGACAAGAAAGAAGGGAGATTAATTTATATAAAATAGTAGCTGTATCCTAAAACCGCCGTAAAAATTTGAGCGGTTTTTTTATTTTATTTTTTTGAAAAGCTTTAAGAAATCTTGACATGATATTATGAGAAGAGTAAAATATATTTTGCGTCCAAAATATTTGCATACAAAATATTTTAATACGAAATAATTTGCGGTGGTGAAGATGGAAGAGATAAACAATGGATTAAAGATACTTAAGCTTTTAAAACAAATAATGGATATTATAAAGCATTCTATGAAATATGAGTGTAAAGATTTTGATATTACGGGTCCTCAAGGAATGCTTATGGGCATTTTAGCTCATTACGGTGAAATGAAGGTGAGTGACCTAAGTCAAAAATTAGGGCTTTCCAATAGTACAGTTTCTGGCATTATTGACAGATTAGAAAAGCAAGGCTTGGTAGAGAGGACGAGAAGCACTGAAGATAGAAGAGTTGTTTATGTCAGTGTGACTCCTAAGTTTAAAGATACTTTTCAAAAACATTTCAAAGAAGCTGAAGAGAAGTTTGAAAAATTAATAAGTAGAGCAAGCCCACAAGACCTTAATAAAATAATTGAAGGATTAGAAGCACTGAAAAAAATATTGGAAAAACAACATGATTTATAGTGAGGAAGTATAACAAAATTAAGTAAATAAGTTGAGGAAGTAGAAATTTAAAAAGAAGTAGTTCTCACAAAAGAAATCGAGGCAAATTTTTAGGAGGAGAAGGTGTTGGTATGGTAAAACTGGCGAAATATTTAAAACCCTATATTCTGTTGATTTTTTTAGCAGTGTTCTTTATATTTGTTCAAGCAATGAGTGATTTGTCATTGCCTGACTATATGTCCAAGATAGTTAACAATGGAATACAGCAAGGTGGCATAGTAAATGCAGTTCCTGAGGCTATAAGGAAAAGCGAAATGGATAAACTTTTGCTATTTGTTACACCTGAAGAAAAGGAAGAGATTTTAAAAGATTATACATTAGTAGACAAATCCAGTCCTGATTATGATAAATATGTAAAAAAATATCCTATTCTTTCAAAAGAGCCTGTATATGTCCTTAAAAGCGTAGATAAATCAGAAATTGACAAAATAAATTTACCTATGGGGAAAGCCTTTTTAGCTGTTACAGGTGTGGAAAAAGCTAAAGCCAGTGCAAAAAACGGAAGTATAGAATTTAATGGAAAGAAAATACCGGCAAATGTAGACCTCTTTGCTATGATGTCTCAACTGCCAGAAGAGCAACTTATTCAAATAAGAGATGAAATGAACAAAAAGTTTGCTTCTTTAGGTGACAATATGGTTATACAAGCTGCAACAATGGCTGTAAAAGAAGAATACAAGGCAATTGGCATAAATACAGACAAAATTCAAACTGATTACATTCTTCATACTGGCCTTATAATGCTATTGATAACTGGACTGAGTGCATTAAGCACTATTATGGTAGCATTTTTTGCATCAAAAGTGGCAGCTGGAGTAGCGAGAGATTTGAGAAGAGATTTATTTGCAAGAGTAGAGAGCTTCTCTAATGCTGAATTTGACAAATTTTCTACGGCTTCTTTGATAACAAGAACTACAAATGATATTACACAAATACAAATGCTTCTTGTAATTATGATAAGAATGGTGTTTTATGCGCCTATAATGGGTATAGGTGGTGTATTTAGAGCACTTAGCAAAAGTGTTTCAATGTCTTGGATTATAGCTTTAGCAGTAATAGTACTTTTAGGTATAATATCAGCATTGTACTCCATTGCGATGCCCAAGTTTATGCTAATGCAAAAATTGATTGATAGATTAAACTTAGTTACTCGTGAAAATTTGTCAGGAATAATGGTGGTAAGAGCTTTTAATAATCAAAAATTTGAAGAAGAGCGCTTTGACAAAGCTAATCAAGATATTACAAAAGTAGGGCTTTTTGTAAATCGTGCTATGGCATTTATATTTCCATCTATGATGCTTGTGATGAATGGAATTACTCTTTTGATAGTATGGGTAGGAGCTCACCAAATCCAAAATTCCAGCATGCAAGTTGGAGACATGATGGCATTTATGCAATACGCTATACAGATTATCTTTGCATTTTTGATGTTCTCAATGCTGTTTATAATGATACCAAGAGCATCAGTATCGGCAGAGCGTATTGCTGAGGTTTTGGCTACAGAGCCTTCTATAAAAGACCCAGAAAATCCAAAACAATTTAATGAAAATATGGCTGGAACTGTAGAATTTAGGAATGTATCTTTTAAATATCCAGGTGCTGAAGAGTACGCTTTAAAGGACATAAACTTCAAGGTTTTGCCAGGGCAGACAGTAGGCATAATAGGAAGAACAGGTTCTGGAAAGAGTACCTTAGTGAATTTGATCTTGAGATTTTACGATGTGACAGAAGGACAGGTTTTGGTTGATGGTGTAGATGTAAGAGAGGTAAGGCAGGAAGATTTACGCAGCAGAATAGGATATGTACCCCAAAAAAGTTGGCTTTTCAGTGGTACAATTAAATCAAATTTGAAATACGGAAATGACCAGGCTACGGACGAGGAAGTAAAAGAAGCAGCAGAAATTGCACAAGCAATGGAATTTATAAATGAAAAGACCAAGAAATTTGATTCAGAGATTGCACAAGGAGGAACAAACGTTTCAGGAGGGCAAAAGCAGAGGCTTTCCATTGCTCGTGCTCTTGTTAAAAAGCCTGAAATATACATTTTTGATGAAAGTTTTTCAGCTCTTGACTTCAAAACAGAGTCAGCTTTAAGGAAAGCCTTAAGAGAAAGGCTAAAATCAAGCACTGTTATAATGGTGTCGCAAAGGGTGTCAACTCTTTTACATGCAGATCAAATAATAGTACTTGAAGAAGGGAAAATTGTGGGCATAGGGAAACACAAAGAATTACTTAAAAACTGTCAAACTTACAGAGAAATAGCTTTATCACAGCTATCGGAGGAGGAATTG contains:
- a CDS encoding ABC transporter ATP-binding protein, translated to MVKLAKYLKPYILLIFLAVFFIFVQAMSDLSLPDYMSKIVNNGIQQGGIVNAVPEAIRKSEMDKLLLFVTPEEKEEILKDYTLVDKSSPDYDKYVKKYPILSKEPVYVLKSVDKSEIDKINLPMGKAFLAVTGVEKAKASAKNGSIEFNGKKIPANVDLFAMMSQLPEEQLIQIRDEMNKKFASLGDNMVIQAATMAVKEEYKAIGINTDKIQTDYILHTGLIMLLITGLSALSTIMVAFFASKVAAGVARDLRRDLFARVESFSNAEFDKFSTASLITRTTNDITQIQMLLVIMIRMVFYAPIMGIGGVFRALSKSVSMSWIIALAVIVLLGIISALYSIAMPKFMLMQKLIDRLNLVTRENLSGIMVVRAFNNQKFEEERFDKANQDITKVGLFVNRAMAFIFPSMMLVMNGITLLIVWVGAHQIQNSSMQVGDMMAFMQYAIQIIFAFLMFSMLFIMIPRASVSAERIAEVLATEPSIKDPENPKQFNENMAGTVEFRNVSFKYPGAEEYALKDINFKVLPGQTVGIIGRTGSGKSTLVNLILRFYDVTEGQVLVDGVDVREVRQEDLRSRIGYVPQKSWLFSGTIKSNLKYGNDQATDEEVKEAAEIAQAMEFINEKTKKFDSEIAQGGTNVSGGQKQRLSIARALVKKPEIYIFDESFSALDFKTESALRKALRERLKSSTVIMVSQRVSTLLHADQIIVLEEGKIVGIGKHKELLKNCQTYREIALSQLSEEELA
- a CDS encoding MarR family winged helix-turn-helix transcriptional regulator, encoding MEEINNGLKILKLLKQIMDIIKHSMKYECKDFDITGPQGMLMGILAHYGEMKVSDLSQKLGLSNSTVSGIIDRLEKQGLVERTRSTEDRRVVYVSVTPKFKDTFQKHFKEAEEKFEKLISRASPQDLNKIIEGLEALKKILEKQHDL
- a CDS encoding methylated-DNA--[protein]-cysteine S-methyltransferase, whose product is MLYKKFISPVGVLTIFSSGKGICRIDFENEKSSLEGFKEGSDFYIEECIRQLDLYFQKKLKNFDVRLDLQGTEFQKAVWKEILKIPYGEVKTYGEIARLIGKPKAARAVGQALNKNPIPIIIPCHRVIGSSEDLTGFGGGIEIKKFLLRHEGVEVH